Proteins from a genomic interval of Rosa chinensis cultivar Old Blush chromosome 2, RchiOBHm-V2, whole genome shotgun sequence:
- the LOC112185922 gene encoding EPIDERMAL PATTERNING FACTOR-like protein 8: MAPSTRNYPVNGLKVATLTAAFIFFFFTILISKSVDSKHSSHRESSDMLQQRKMVLGSRPPGCENKCLNCRPCLATLVIPSHHKTKLSSLSSHNDEDDSYYLLSWKCKCGQKLFQP, from the exons ATGGCTCCATCCACCAGAAACTATCCAGTAAATGGCCTCAAAGTAGCAACCCTCACTGCggctttcatctttttcttcttcacaatTCTAATTTCCAAATCAG TGGATTCCAAACATTCGAGTCATAGGGAGAGCAGTGATATGCTGCAGCAAAGAAAAATGGTTCTGGGTTCAAGGCCTCCTGGATGTGAGAACAAGTGTTTGAATTGCAGGCCTTGCCTTGCTACTCTGGTCATTCCATCTCATCATAAAACAAAGCTTTCCAGTTTGTCATCTcataatgatgaagatgatagCTATTATCTACTGTCATGGAAATGCAAATGTGGACAGAAGCTATTTCAACCATGA
- the LOC112187017 gene encoding 26.5 kDa heat shock protein, mitochondrial isoform X2 → MALARLALKKHFHQRVLSPSSSLSAANSVLLGRGGSERRLLATDAGDKVTREKTTDDKDLSISEAKGRWTNLFPNWSRSRGLWSNRDRDFVPALSGLERALLQATGNISRLFENLNISPWSVSGRVKEQDDCYKLRFDMPGLNKEDVKISVHHGVLTIKGEQKDEEGEETEDEFWSSRSYGYYHTSFALPDDAKVDEIKASLRDGVLSVTIPRTEKPAQDVKEVNVH, encoded by the exons ATGGCTTTGGCACGTTTGGCTTTGAAGAAGCACTTTCACCAGAGGGTgctttctccatcttcttctctctctgctGCTAACTCTGTGTTATTGGGTCGTGGTGGTAGTGAGAGGAGGTTGCTTGCTACAGACGCTGGCGATAAGGTGACTCGTGAGAAAACAACCGACGACAAAGATCTTAGCATCTCGGAGGCTAAAGGTAGATGGACCAATTTGTTCCCTAACTGGAGCCGCAGTAGGGGATTGTGGAGCAATAGGGATCGAGACTTTGTTCCTGCCCTTTCTG GCCTTGAAAGAGCGTTGTTACAAGCAACCGGGAACATAAGTAGGCTGTTTGAGAACCTAAACATATCACCATGGTCAGTATCCGGGCGTGTCAAAGAGCAAGACGACTGTTACAAATTGCGGTTTGACATGCCGGGACTTAACAAGGAGGATGTGAAGATTAGTGTTCATCACGGAGTTCTGACAATCAAGGGGGAGCAGAAGGACGAAGAGGGAGAAGAGACGGAGGACGAGTTTTGGTCATCAAGGAGTTATGGTTATTATCACACTAGTTTCGCGTTGCCTGATGATGCTAAAGTTGATGAGATAAAGGCATCGTTGAGGGATGGGGTGCTGTCTGTTACCATTCCTAGAACTGAGAAGCCTGCGCAAGATGTGAAGGAGGTCAATGTACACTGA
- the LOC112187017 gene encoding 26.5 kDa heat shock protein, mitochondrial isoform X1 has product MALARLALKKHFHQRVLSPSSSLSAANSVLLGRGGSERRLLATDAGDKVTREKTTDDKDLSISEAKGRWTNLFPNWSRSRGLWSNRDRDFVPALSDFCFSSSGLERALLQATGNISRLFENLNISPWSVSGRVKEQDDCYKLRFDMPGLNKEDVKISVHHGVLTIKGEQKDEEGEETEDEFWSSRSYGYYHTSFALPDDAKVDEIKASLRDGVLSVTIPRTEKPAQDVKEVNVH; this is encoded by the exons ATGGCTTTGGCACGTTTGGCTTTGAAGAAGCACTTTCACCAGAGGGTgctttctccatcttcttctctctctgctGCTAACTCTGTGTTATTGGGTCGTGGTGGTAGTGAGAGGAGGTTGCTTGCTACAGACGCTGGCGATAAGGTGACTCGTGAGAAAACAACCGACGACAAAGATCTTAGCATCTCGGAGGCTAAAGGTAGATGGACCAATTTGTTCCCTAACTGGAGCCGCAGTAGGGGATTGTGGAGCAATAGGGATCGAGACTTTGTTCCTGCCCTTTCTG atttttgtttttcctcctcAGGCCTTGAAAGAGCGTTGTTACAAGCAACCGGGAACATAAGTAGGCTGTTTGAGAACCTAAACATATCACCATGGTCAGTATCCGGGCGTGTCAAAGAGCAAGACGACTGTTACAAATTGCGGTTTGACATGCCGGGACTTAACAAGGAGGATGTGAAGATTAGTGTTCATCACGGAGTTCTGACAATCAAGGGGGAGCAGAAGGACGAAGAGGGAGAAGAGACGGAGGACGAGTTTTGGTCATCAAGGAGTTATGGTTATTATCACACTAGTTTCGCGTTGCCTGATGATGCTAAAGTTGATGAGATAAAGGCATCGTTGAGGGATGGGGTGCTGTCTGTTACCATTCCTAGAACTGAGAAGCCTGCGCAAGATGTGAAGGAGGTCAATGTACACTGA